Proteins co-encoded in one Ruegeria pomeroyi DSS-3 genomic window:
- a CDS encoding aspartate/glutamate racemase family protein, protein MKLWYQSYVDYENGAEYWDMLGPHLDAVSEVGTQVDIRGITPFDSYAHPLVEFRCAREMICNAIRAEREGYDAFIVGHFQDAGLYEARSVVDIPVIGLGEATMLWCCQMGQRLGIVTINPRFIPWFHHQIGKYGLRERVSGVHAMTFEPGQILGAYGDTDKAAEVKRLFEEQGRPLVAAGTDVLIPGGGIPMLLFSQFHDHQIDGAPVVNGIPIAVKMAEMAVNLKRLTGQGVSRVGDYTKAPEHIIEEFMTHPKGL, encoded by the coding sequence ATGAAACTCTGGTATCAGAGCTATGTGGATTACGAGAACGGAGCGGAATACTGGGACATGCTGGGGCCGCATCTGGACGCGGTGTCGGAGGTTGGCACACAGGTCGACATCCGGGGGATAACGCCGTTTGACAGCTATGCCCATCCGCTGGTGGAATTCCGCTGCGCGCGCGAGATGATCTGCAACGCGATCCGGGCCGAGCGCGAGGGGTATGACGCCTTCATCGTCGGCCATTTCCAGGATGCGGGGCTGTATGAGGCGCGCTCGGTGGTGGATATCCCGGTGATTGGCCTGGGCGAGGCGACCATGCTGTGGTGCTGCCAGATGGGCCAGCGGCTGGGGATCGTCACCATCAACCCACGCTTCATCCCGTGGTTCCATCACCAGATCGGCAAGTACGGGCTGCGCGAGCGGGTCTCGGGCGTTCATGCGATGACCTTCGAGCCGGGGCAGATCCTGGGCGCCTATGGCGATACGGACAAGGCCGCCGAGGTCAAGCGCCTGTTCGAGGAACAGGGCCGCCCGCTGGTGGCGGCGGGCACCGACGTGCTGATCCCCGGCGGCGGCATCCCGATGCTGCTGTTCTCGCAGTTCCACGACCATCAGATCGACGGCGCGCCGGTGGTCAATGGCATTCCGATCGCGGTGAAGATGGCCGAGATGGCAGTGAACCTGAAACGGCTGACCGGGCAGGGTGTCAGCCGTGTGGGCGATTACACCAAGGCGCCCGAGCACATCATCGAAGAGTTCATGACCCATCCCAAGGGGCTGTAG
- a CDS encoding OmpA family protein: MTVRLLRLAACFVVMPYAGTAQDAQPRSDLMTFAQGVLPVSVETGPEQMRTGSPQAIAAIDGNAGGFGMTPKPGSAQAQVTIIYALPSLTRFDRLAVPNIGETPSPSQTFFRDIVISGAVEGPDGPYIPIAGGTLATHADPGLVTELAMEDAVPEVLWLKVLLSGGINVERDKTYFEFSELIGEGTQQPMPMSEGFTGTWKGRGVSIELLQEGAHVTGCYDKTGTLSGTVDGRVLRALGSDPAGIPSQFILIASADGAMRGLRSTNGAPFKPYDGEPAAGAVVCARPEPAPPGCGAVLHGIGFNYDSAAIRPESAVLLNALADGLRGTDAARIEIVGHSSSEGAAEYNRALSQRRAASVVAALVDMGLAADRLAALGKGEDEPIASNADEAGRSLNRRVEVHCR; the protein is encoded by the coding sequence ATGACTGTTCGTCTCCTGCGTCTTGCCGCTTGCTTTGTTGTGATGCCATATGCCGGCACGGCGCAGGATGCTCAGCCACGGTCCGATCTGATGACCTTTGCCCAGGGCGTTCTGCCGGTCTCTGTCGAGACCGGGCCAGAGCAGATGCGCACCGGCAGCCCACAGGCTATTGCCGCCATAGACGGCAATGCGGGGGGCTTTGGAATGACCCCGAAACCCGGGAGTGCGCAAGCCCAGGTCACGATCATCTACGCTCTGCCCTCGCTGACGAGGTTCGATCGTCTGGCGGTGCCCAATATCGGGGAAACCCCCAGCCCGTCGCAGACCTTTTTTCGCGATATCGTGATTTCCGGGGCGGTGGAGGGGCCGGATGGTCCCTACATTCCGATTGCGGGCGGCACACTTGCAACCCATGCCGACCCCGGATTGGTGACCGAGTTGGCGATGGAGGATGCCGTTCCCGAAGTGCTCTGGCTGAAGGTGCTGCTGTCTGGTGGGATCAATGTCGAGCGCGACAAGACCTATTTCGAGTTTTCAGAACTGATCGGCGAGGGCACGCAGCAGCCCATGCCCATGTCCGAGGGGTTCACAGGAACCTGGAAAGGGCGGGGCGTATCCATCGAACTGCTGCAAGAGGGGGCGCATGTCACCGGATGCTATGACAAGACCGGCACGCTTTCCGGGACGGTCGATGGCAGGGTCCTGCGGGCGCTGGGTTCGGACCCGGCTGGCATCCCTTCCCAGTTCATTCTGATCGCCTCCGCCGATGGGGCAATGCGGGGGTTGCGCTCCACCAATGGTGCGCCGTTCAAACCCTATGATGGCGAACCTGCGGCTGGAGCTGTCGTCTGCGCGCGCCCCGAGCCTGCGCCTCCGGGGTGCGGCGCGGTACTGCACGGGATCGGGTTCAACTATGACAGTGCCGCGATCCGTCCCGAGTCCGCTGTCTTGCTCAATGCCTTGGCCGACGGACTGCGCGGGACGGATGCAGCCCGGATCGAGATCGTCGGTCATTCCTCCAGTGAAGGGGCGGCGGAGTACAACCGTGCCCTGTCGCAGCGCCGGGCGGCATCGGTGGTTGCGGCGTTGGTGGATATGGGATTGGCGGCCGACCGTCTCGCCGCCCTGGGCAAGGGCGAGGATGAGCCCATCGCCAGCAATGCCGACGAGGCGGGACGCTCGCTCAATCGGCGGGTCGAGGTGCACTGCCGCTGA
- a CDS encoding TRAP transporter large permease produces the protein MEWYEALVFLLGMILFFMALGVPVALAFLAANMIGAAYFMGGRGDIASQMARGIGQLANNAIPTVTSFNLMPVPMFLLMGEIFFFTGLANRMFGAVDRLMGKLPARLSFVTVAGGTAFATLSGSSMGSTALLGSLMVPEMQKRGYKKHMAIGPILGTGGLAMLIPPSALAVLLATLAELDIGDLLIAGIMPGLMLAIFYAVMILGMALYDPSAAPAYEVESSDWVEKLRLLFVDILPMVSIVIGVILVIMFGIATPSESAAFGCLGVIVLAALYRSLTWEGIVKSVAGALKVTTMALLIIFGSATFSALLAFSGASSGLIRWATGFDLEPITMLLIMFGILLVLGMFMDQLSMMLLTVPIFFPLAQTLGFDLIWFGVIVLLALEISFTTPPFGLLLFVMKGVSAPGTSMRDIYVSALPFIGCSMLLVALLIIFPGIALWLPGLGQ, from the coding sequence ATGGAATGGTATGAGGCGCTCGTCTTCCTGCTGGGCATGATCCTGTTCTTCATGGCGCTCGGCGTTCCTGTGGCGCTGGCCTTTCTGGCGGCCAACATGATCGGCGCGGCCTATTTCATGGGCGGGCGCGGCGATATCGCCAGCCAGATGGCGCGCGGCATCGGGCAGCTGGCCAATAACGCGATCCCGACGGTCACCTCGTTCAACCTGATGCCGGTGCCGATGTTCCTGCTGATGGGCGAGATCTTTTTCTTCACCGGGCTCGCCAACCGCATGTTCGGCGCGGTCGACCGGCTGATGGGCAAGCTGCCCGCGCGCCTGTCCTTTGTCACCGTGGCAGGCGGCACCGCCTTTGCCACGCTGTCGGGGTCGTCGATGGGCTCCACCGCGCTGCTAGGGTCCTTGATGGTGCCCGAGATGCAGAAACGCGGCTACAAGAAGCATATGGCCATCGGCCCGATCCTGGGCACCGGCGGGCTGGCGATGCTGATCCCGCCCTCGGCGCTGGCGGTGCTGCTGGCGACGCTGGCAGAGCTGGACATCGGCGACCTGCTGATCGCAGGCATCATGCCCGGCCTGATGCTAGCCATCTTCTACGCGGTCATGATCCTGGGCATGGCGCTATACGACCCCAGCGCCGCCCCTGCTTACGAGGTCGAAAGCTCTGACTGGGTCGAGAAACTGCGCCTGCTCTTCGTCGATATCCTGCCGATGGTGTCCATCGTGATCGGCGTGATCCTGGTGATCATGTTCGGCATCGCCACGCCCTCGGAAAGCGCCGCCTTCGGCTGCCTCGGCGTGATCGTTCTGGCCGCGCTCTACCGCTCGCTGACCTGGGAGGGGATCGTCAAATCCGTGGCCGGCGCGCTCAAGGTCACCACGATGGCACTGCTGATCATCTTCGGCTCGGCCACCTTCTCGGCGCTCCTGGCCTTCTCCGGCGCCTCTTCGGGGTTGATCCGCTGGGCCACGGGGTTCGATCTGGAGCCCATCACGATGCTCCTGATCATGTTCGGTATCCTGCTGGTTCTGGGCATGTTCATGGACCAGCTCAGCATGATGCTGCTGACCGTGCCGATCTTCTTTCCGCTGGCGCAGACGCTGGGGTTCGACCTGATCTGGTTCGGGGTGATCGTGCTGCTGGCGCTCGAGATCAGCTTCACCACCCCGCCCTTTGGCCTGCTGCTGTTCGTGATGAAGGGGGTCTCGGCGCCGGGCACCAGCATGCGCGACATCTATGTGTCGGCGCTTCCGTTCATAGGCTGTTCGATGCTCTTGGTTGCGCTGCTGATCATATTCCCCGGCATCGCGCTCTGGCTTCCCGGGCTTGGTCAGTAA
- a CDS encoding TRAP transporter small permease — protein MMRLIDRICDLLAILAGIYLVGIMFGIVISALARTLNLSGSWSSHIFTFTEFGLLYIVMAASPWLVRHRGHVFIELLSAALPRRMQRSYSRAISALCVVICLTLVWYTWGATARAWRFGDAEMRSLDMPKYLLLGAMPIGFGLMAAQFLRFVFGPVTMHTGEAGVHE, from the coding sequence ATGATGCGTCTGATCGACCGTATTTGCGACCTGCTGGCCATATTGGCCGGTATCTACCTTGTGGGGATCATGTTCGGGATCGTGATCAGCGCGCTGGCCCGCACGTTGAACCTGTCCGGATCCTGGTCCAGCCATATCTTCACCTTCACCGAATTCGGCCTGCTCTACATCGTGATGGCCGCCTCGCCCTGGCTGGTGCGCCACCGGGGGCACGTCTTTATCGAACTGCTGAGTGCGGCCCTGCCGCGCCGGATGCAGCGATCCTATAGCCGGGCGATCTCGGCGCTATGTGTCGTGATCTGCCTGACGCTGGTCTGGTACACTTGGGGCGCAACGGCCCGAGCCTGGCGTTTTGGCGATGCCGAGATGCGCAGCCTCGACATGCCGAAATACCTGCTTCTGGGCGCGATGCCGATCGGGTTCGGCCTGATGGCGGCACAGTTTCTCCGCTTCGTCTTTGGCCCCGTGACCATGCATACCGGCGAAGCGGGCGTGCACGAATGA